The Portunus trituberculatus isolate SZX2019 chromosome 50, ASM1759143v1, whole genome shotgun sequence genome includes the window atatatatatatatatatatatatatatatatatatatatatatatatatatatatatatatatatatatatatatatatatatatatatatatatatatatatatatatatatatatatatatatatatatatatatatatatatatatatatatatatatatatatatatatatatatatatatatatatatatatatatatatatatatatatatactgcttaACAAAcattcgtctaacgaatttctggtttaatgtactatataaagttagaccaaaaagtccgcataacgtacaaccacatctgttttagcaaattttctgggtttgaatttgccatgTGAGGGACCGAACccagcagcttcgctgtgattggctggctccccgcctctgtctctagcgctcctggtgCTAGTATTGGCTGCCTCTGTCTCACTTTTTTCCACTCTGCAGTACGAAGAGGCCTCATCACGACATTCAAACATTACTACACATGTTGCACACTGAGGGCGACTAATGTAGCACTGGCCGTCTGTGGGGTCTCTGTCAAGGGCTTCTGGTGGGAGTTCAACGTCAGGGCTGCCATCGAGGACATCACCGCTGCATGGGACGAGGTGCAGAACAACACCATGAATGCGGTGTGGTGAAAGGTGTGGCCAGAAGTTGTTCAGGACTTCAGAAGGTTTGACCCTATTCCCCACCAGGAAGACCTGCACCAGGAAATAGTTGAACTGGCCAATTCAGCTCGTTTGTCGGCCGAGGGAGAAGATGCCATCAACGTGGACAACATTGCTGAGCTCGTCCAGTCCCACACTGATGACCTCAGCACAGAGGACTTAGTGGAGCAACAGCAGAAGTTAGCAGctagggaggaagtggaggaagagtcgCCTGTCCCGAAAGTGATGACACTCGCTGACCTGATGGCATTGGTGCAGTCAGGCCTCAATTTCATTGACGTGGTGCTGACCAGGGATGGGAATACCGACAGGAGCTTCCAGGTCCGGACAGCAGTGCAGGCCTTGCTGCGTCCGTATGAAGAATGCCTGCGGCAGAAGAGGGCAAGAGGAAAGCAGACAAACATAACCAAGTTCTTCACTTCATCTGTTGCCACCTCCTTgccacctccctcaccctcgccAGAAATGGCTGCCAAGCACGTCAGGAGTGTCTCCTCATCACTTACCTTACCTCCCTCATTTAGCAGCAGCAAGGAGGATGAgatgtgaattttttttccgttttgtgttagtgttttttttgtgttagtgtttttttttttgtgttagtggtggtagtgtgtggcgAGTGCCTCTCCAccacttccctcacctccctcacttaGTAGCAGCAAGGAGGATgagacgtgtttttttttcgttctgttttttttttctttttgtgttagtgtgttttgtATCAATGTTTTGAACATTTGTTGTAAAGATAGTCAATAAAACACCTCTTGTTTATTAATATACAATTTTATTTAACCCATATAGTATGTTGGGGATACTTGGTTATTAATGGTACAGgtacgtatatataattttttttattaaccagTGTGGTATGctgggaccagcccagaacgcattccccctacttccattatttcctatgggaaaattacgtccgcttaacgaattttcgctctacgaacagctttgacactcctaatcctgtttgttaagcggagtattgttgtatatatatatatatatatatatatatatatatatatatatatatatatatatatatatatatatatatgtatatatatatatatatatatatatatatatatatatatatatatatatatatatatatatatatatatatatatatggatcaTCTTTATTGAATCACACTTGATCAGatctgaaaaagaaaacatcttgTCGgacaatgaaagtaaaaatatacaaatttgtTTATACTTAATTttcatgattaaaaaaaaaaatatatatatatatatatatatatatatatatatatattgaaaaaaaagtgactttGCCATATAGTGCATAATTAAGAATTctttgtaaataaaaataagaaaattgaatatTCTCTAACTAAAAAGGTTGCTCTTCCTAAGAAATAGAGTATTGTTATGCCCATTGATCCCTGCGTCACCACTGTACGTCACCCACAGCTTCCACAGCCACGACAGTTAACTCACTCACCCTCAGCGGCAGACCAGGACAGCAGAGAACGGGGCGGCACAGGCACAGGGATAATCTTGGCGAAGGTCCATGACTAGCGAGGGGTAGCAAGGTACACTTACTCACCAGAACTCAGACAGGCAGGAGGCAGGAAACACTTAGCACAGCTTCTTAAGTTCATTTGGGTGCAATACAGTACATTATCAGGTAGTACAAGGTGATACACAGGACAAGAGCGGAGAGCGGAGAACACACACAGCGGTCATAAGCAgcgatggagaggagaggacaggagcAGGAAAACGGACTTGTGGTAAAAGAGCGATGGAGGTAGACCAAGAACAAGCTAGCTGGAGTAGGCTGGGGACCGCTTATATATTCTCCCTGCCCCCACTGCCATTCTGCCATTGGCTAACCCTTGAGCCAATCACGGATGACTTATCCACCTGCATCCTATTCCTCAACACCAACACTGCAACCAATTGCAGCGGTGCCAACAAGATAGCGTTGCAATCGCTACCTTCACTACTCTCCTCTGCGTCGCCGTAACACTGCCCTCCCCCACAAAAATAGACGTCCCAACTATTCAttgtcactcacacacatagtCTGTCCACCACTGCAGTCTTTTTCTCGTTCTGAGGGGGCGAGATACACACGGTACACTCTCAGCCTCGTTCTCTGGACCCTCACGCACGttgacaacacactccacaacaTTGTCTATTTCAACATCACCCTCCACCTAGTTGTCGCTCCTCACCTCACTGTCTGGCAACGAGGGTGGTCCTTGTTGGCCCCATGTGAAGTGTCTTTCCTCCACAGCAGCCCACAGGTGGTCGACATGGGGATTGCCGCCTACTTGTGCCATTGCCCAACTTGTAGGTGACAGCCGAAAGTCGTTGCAGAATGGTGTACGAACCTTCCCAGTAGCTCTGCAGCTTCGGAGCGAGGCCTCGTTTCTTGCAGGGATTATATAGCCAAACTCAGTCCTCCACAGCATACTGGGCGTCCCTGGCTTGCCCCACGAGGCGAAGATTACTCGACACCTGTCGCCACGTGACCTCCATCCGCTGTTGCAACTCTGCTACAAACTCAGGATCCGTTTGTAGTAACTCCTCCCCAGGTGGTCGTCCAATAGCCAGGTCCAGAGGGAGCCGCATCTATCGGCCAAAC containing:
- the LOC123499939 gene encoding tigger transposable element-derived protein 1-like is translated as MTNEYLLTHSPANTSLPVPRAHVLPQLKTTTRDVSTSAEDFPVRRGLITTFKHYYTCCTLRATNVALAVCGVSVKGFWWEFNVRAAIEDITAAWDEVQNNTMNAEDLHQEIVELANSARLSAEGEDAINVDNIAELVQSHTDDLSTEDLVEQQQKLAAREEVEEESPVPKVMTLADLMALVQSGLNFIDVVLTRDGNTDRSFQVRTAVQALLRPYEECLRQKRARGKQTNITKFFTSSVATSLPPPSPSPEMAAKHVRSVSSSLTLPPSFSSSKEDEM